AATCAGCCTtggaaaaaaaaagcagaaacgaAACTAGTATCAGGTCTCTGCGTCAAATTGAGTAACAAGGAAAGCATTTCTCAAGCCGGGTTGAGGAGAGATGCTATCACGGGAGATAACGCGGggttaggctgtgtgtgtgtgagagagagaggactgtGATTGTGGAGGACAGATTCTCGATGAAGCTGCCTTGTATAATCTCAAAAGTTGTGCTCTGAAGTGCTGTACTTGTTGTCTTGCAGTTTTTTGGACTGGTGGGCGTTCAAGCGGTGCTGCTTCCTGATCACGCTTCTGCACCGACCCGGGCTGCGCTGCGCTGCGTTCCGCAGTTTGACCCGACTTCCCCTCTGCTCTACCCCACGCAGAAAGCAAGACCCGTGCGGACATGTGGTGGTTTCAGCAGGGTCTGTGTTTCTTACCCGCCGCTACTGTGGTGTGGTCTTCCGCGACTTTCATCTTCTCTTACGTCATCGCCGTGCTCCTGCGTCATATCGACCCCCTGGTCCCCTACATCAGGTGCGtttggtttttaattttatttaatttaattggcGACGCTGTATCAATTAAGAAATTAAAGATCCCTGCTTGTGTCGGGTTTAATTGTGCCATAGTCTTGTGTGTTTGTGCACAAAACGGCCATGCTCCTCCACAGTCCTAAAGCACCTTCCCCATTTGCAGCGTGAGCCGCTTTCTGAGCACTCTGGAGATTTAAGGGCTTCTAAACAGAATTCAAACTTTGCTCTGGAAAACGCTTTCAGGAAACTCCATTTCGATGTTTCAATAGCCTTACAATGCAGATTTCTCcagagtgtgtgtttgtttagtcTTGTTTTCCCTACTGCTCTGAGCTTGTCTCcagcgcagacagacagacagacagacagacagtcagccAGTCTGGATCCTGTCATGAGGGATCTTGTGATCTTGCTGAATTACTGGACGACAGACGGGTATGCAATGGGAATCACATTCCTGGGCTTTGAACTGTACTGCTGTGTTGCGGTTGCCGTGGAGACAGTGTTTGAAAGTGTCtgtgctaaataataatacaagtaatatGATATATCTGAGGTGGAAACTCATTCTACATCTTAGCATCTGTCCCCCAACACTGAGGTCAGGGAggtaagacttccattgcatagcagtttgctctatgtttaataagacacagtgAATCTTGTTAGCTGTACAAAAGGTCACATGTGCAGCCTGTTCTGCCTTATTTGCTGCATGTAATAAAAATGATTCCCAAGCTTGACCTGATTTTCACCAGCGCTCTGTGTACGTGTGGAAGCCAGCCCGATTCTTTTTAAAAAACTTGACCATAAAAACTTTGCACGGGCGCCAGAGCTACATGCAGCTGCCTGTGTGCAGCTGTGTGAAACGCAGGCACAGGTCAGTCTGGTGACTCCTCCAGTGACAGTAAAAGAGCTGCTATTAAACCCACCAGACCACGCAGCTTCCTCTTACTGTCATAAATACAGCTTTGTGGAAAGGCAGAGTCGATGGTGTCTGAGTAGCTCTCAGACACCAGTTTTTCTTTGGCTTCACGTCTGTGTTAGGGTTAGCATCTAAATCCACTGTGTTGTCAGAGGGTTCGTTAATAACATgcatgtgttttatgttgtaacGTGCTTGTCTCCTGTTTTGTGTCGTGTGTTTTGGGATTCACACCTCTGCATTATTGCATAAAAATCGAGTAAACGTGTTCATGTGTGTCGTTGTTTGTGTCGCTTTTTAGTATAATGGTAATTACTGCAGCATGATAATTGTAACTGATGAAaatagaattggaattggaattggaattggaattggaattggaattggaattggaactggaatttcagcaaacaattcttcTGTAATTATAACTCCCTCCAGATCTGCGTAGTACTGAATACAGGGGTGACTTCACTGCACATTGCTGTCACTAGGAGCTCATCGCAACCCTAATAAAAGTACTTACAAAGGAATTCCCAGTGGGAGGATCCCAGGAAGTATGATTTCAGGGATATTAGTGTATTGACTTCTTGTCTTTGTAGTCTGACTCCCAAAAGAGTAGCATAATATTGTAGTCCCTCACTAGGAATAGattatatatagattatataagAAGACGTTTGCAGTCTTCTTAATAGCTGCAGttctttaactcactgaagcagCGTTTAGTTACCGGTGGTCCTGAAAGCTGCAGgtcgtttttcttttaaaagtacaGAAGCGGAGTTAACAAGCCGGCTGTGTAGCACTGACCCTGatcaccgtgtgtgtgtgtgtgtgctgttctctTTGCAGTGACACTGGCGCCATGGCTCCGGAGAGATGCGTGTTCGGGATCATGCTCAACATTTCATCCTTTTTAGGTACTCCAATACTTCTGATTATGATTTGTGATTAAGATGGTGAACTGGAAACCCTTTATATCCGAGCCCCTGATGAGAATATATTTGGACACCCTGTAGGCCAAACTGTGCAGCTCAAATACTGTGTCGAAATGAGCCAACAGGGCCGATAGGAAGACTCCCTAGATGGGGTTGCATTGTCACGTCCAGCTGGGTGTGCAGTATGTTACTTGACCTGGATccgtgcccctctctgttagggCTGTGCTGTACAGTTGCAGGTTTTGTATAACTCCTGGTCTCCCCCCTCCAGGTGTTGCCACTGTGTACGTCCGATACAAGCAGGTGATGGCTCTGAATCCTGACAAGCCACGCCTCCTCCAGCTCAACACCGTCGGCCTGGTGCTGGGCCTGATCAGCTCCTTCGGACTCTGCATCGTCGCCAACTTCCAGGTGAGACCCGAATTCGAGGCACGTCAGGGACCCCCCACCCCGCGGAGCGCCCTGGAGTCGGAGTCTTCGAGTGGAGATCCAGTGGCAGTCCTGCGACTACATGATTAACAGCTGGTTTCATAAAAACATGATGGGCGTCAATCTTGAACTACCTTACAGTCGGCTAGTTTGACAGATCCATCACTTCTGGCCACTGATCTCTCCCTTAACTAAGGGAGGTAGTgcaaggtctgtgaaactagcctttAAGTTAGCaataggtagtccaagattagtgtgaaTCGGACTCTGTGAAATCTGGGACCTGGTTTCATTGCTTCAATTTGCTGATTAAGGGCCATGGtttgaacaaagacctggacGCTGCGTTGACTtggccagggatggaaataagactcttattgcatagcagtttcacccattccaggttttgttaTGAGTTAGTCACTGAGGTAGgtaaaggtaacaagctcaggtgtttctTACTAAACctaataaaaccaggaacggatcagacTGCTCTGCAGTGGGAATCATCTTCCCATCCCTGGATTCGGCGCTCTGGTTGCTGGTTTAGTAACCAAGCATTGCTCCCCGCGCTGTTCCTGAAACCCAGTCCTGTATCTTGCCGTTGCAGAAAAACACCATGATTTCCATGCACTTGGTGGGGGCCATCCTGACGTTCGGGATCGGAACGCTTTACATCCTGTTCCAGACCATCATCTCCCACAAGATGCAGCCCCACATCCACGGCATGGGCGTCTTCTGGGTGCGGCTCTGCCTGGGGCTCTGGTGTTCAGCCAGCATAGTGACCAGTATCCTTCCAGGTCTCGTCGACGTCACAGCGCTGCTGGAGCCTGTTTCTGAAGCCTGTTTCTGAAGCCTACCCTGAAGAGATGATTGATCTCTAATCTGACACAGAGGAATGTGtatatacctgtgtgtgtgtgtgtacagagtACAGGGaattaaaaaacagcaaaccAATCTATATGCATggcattttaataattagctacgaCATTTCAGATGCTGCTGTTCAGTTTTTGACATCGCAGAATGGACTTGTGACGGGTCTCGGCTGTTACTTCTGTTCAGCAGCAGAGTACAGCCTGGCCTGCCAGCACTgccagtgtttatttattgagcACGCTCCAGAAAATCAGGTGAGGCTgagtgtgtatacacacacacgcacacgcgcacgcacacgtCACAGAAGCGATTTGTCAGCCCTTTCCGTGCACATTGTAGTGCTCCTTCAGCATTACGCATACAGGAGAGACATGAAGATACTGAGACAAGTTGAAAGCTGGGCAGAAGCACAGGAGTAACTGCTTGTGATGATGGGAGTGGAAGCCTGGAACATGCTTTCCAATGGATTACATGGAAATGTggcattgctttgtggatgttttcagtgtgaatgcggcattgctttgtggatgtttGGCATGTGAATGTggcattgctttgtggatgttttcagtgtgaatgtggcattgctttgtggatgtttGGCATGTGAATGTggcattgctttgtggatgttttcagtgtgaatgtggcattgctttgtggatgttttcagtgtgaatgtggcattgctttgtggatgttttcagtgtggatgcggcattgctttgtggatgttttcagtgtggatgtggcattgctttgtggatgttttcagtgtggatgtggcattgctttgtggatgttttcagtgtggatgtggcattgctttgtggatgttttcagtgtggatgtggcattgctttgtggatgttttcagtgtggatgtggcattgctttgtggatgttttcagtgtggatgtggcattgctttgtggatgtttGGCATGTGAATGTggcattgctttgtggatgttttcagtgtgaatgtggcattgctttgtggatgttttcagtgtgaatgtggcattgctttgtggatgttttcagtgtggatgtggcattgctttgtggatgttttcagtgtgaatgtggcattgctttgtggatgttttcagtgtggatgtggcattgctttgtggatgttttcagtgtgaatgtggcattgctttgtggatgttttcagtgtgaatgTGGCATTGCTTTGTAGATTTTTTCAGTGTGGATGTggcattgctttgtggatgttttcagtgtgaatgtggcattgctttgtggatgttttcagtgtgaatgtggcattgctttgtggatgttttcagtgtgaatgtggcattgctttgtggatgttttcagtgtgagtgtggcattgctttgtggatgttttcagtgtgagtgtggcattgctttgtggatgttttcagtgtgaatgcggcattgctttgtggatgttttcagtgtgaatgcggcattgctttgtggatgttttcagtgtgaatgCGGCATTGCattgtggatgttttcagtgtgaatgcggcattgctttgtggatgttttcagtgtgaatgCGGCATTGCattgtggatgttttcagtgtgaatgcggcattgctttgtggatgttttcagtgtggatgtggcattgctttgtggatgttttcagtgtggatgtggcattgctttgtggatgttttcagtgtgaatgcggcattgctttgtggatgttttcagtgtgaatgcggcattgctttgtggatgttttcagtgtggatgcggcattgctttgtggatgttttcagtgtggatgtggcattgctttgtggatgttttcagtgtgaatgtggcattgctttgtggatgttttcagtatgaatgtggcattgctttgtggatgttttcagtgtggatgtggcattgctttgtggatgtttGGCATGTGAATGTggcattgctttgtggatgttttcagtatgaatgtggcattgctttgtggatgttttcagtgtgaatgtggcattgctttgtggatgttttcagtgtgaatgtggcattgctttgtggatgttttcagtgtgaatgTGGCATTGCattgtggatgttttcagtgtggATGTGAcattgctttgtggatgttttcagtgtggatatggcattgctttgtggatgttttGAGCCCGGCTCCAGTTTTCTTT
The sequence above is drawn from the Acipenser ruthenus chromosome 29, fAciRut3.2 maternal haplotype, whole genome shotgun sequence genome and encodes:
- the LOC117396447 gene encoding DNA damage-regulated autophagy modulator protein 2-like isoform X2, translated to MWWFQQGLCFLPAATVVWSSATFIFSYVIAVLLRHIDPLVPYISDTGAMAPERCVFGIMLNISSFLGVATVYVRYKQVMALNPDKPRLLQLNTVGLVLGLISSFGLCIVANFQKNTMISMHLVGAILTFGIGTLYILFQTIISHKMQPHIHGMGVFWVRLCLGLWCSASIVTMFVSSVIMYSSLPGVDVAKKLHWNPEETGYSAHIVSTISEWSLAFSFLSFFLTYIQDFQKITLRAEATLQSRHLFNGPQFNGNVRGYNAETTPLLAGSI
- the LOC117396447 gene encoding DNA damage-regulated autophagy modulator protein 2-like isoform X1; amino-acid sequence: MQWESHSWALNCTAVLRLPWRQCLKVSVLNNNTSNMIYLRWKLILHLSICPPTLRSGSDTGAMAPERCVFGIMLNISSFLGVATVYVRYKQVMALNPDKPRLLQLNTVGLVLGLISSFGLCIVANFQKNTMISMHLVGAILTFGIGTLYILFQTIISHKMQPHIHGMGVFWVRLCLGLWCSASIVTMFVSSVIMYSSLPGVDVAKKLHWNPEETGYSAHIVSTISEWSLAFSFLSFFLTYIQDFQKITLRAEATLQSRHLFNGPQFNGNVRGYNAETTPLLAGSI